The Acidimicrobiia bacterium genome has a segment encoding these proteins:
- a CDS encoding transglycosylase domain-containing protein produces the protein MASRSPIHELEQRERRGRWFVALATLLSIAIIASTWIGLFSFMGANAAFGTFQELEEKYIPNVDAQLLELPDLSRVSEIYALDGTPLAILHDGRVSEPVPYDDIPEHVVYAVLAAEDADFFLHEGIDVPAIASAFIDNLRYDTTRGGSTITQQVVKKVFVGDEISYERKIIEAVTAVELERRYTKEQILEFYVNFVYFGSSAYGIAAAADEFFGKSVDQLTIAEAATLAVLPRNPTVYDPRRYPEDTEERRNDVIDTMVEHEFISAREGELAKDYPFIIAESSQFAGPADHVVAEVKKQLLNDAEFSFLGNTKEERKKAIFGCPADEADCEGGGGLKVFVTIDLDLQAVANEMLTSWLPQPDTSTMSPGELDACIGRYNATATAVPSVDRLHCAPTGAIAMVDNATGAVQVMASGLPFDQEQFDYAVQGRRNPGSSFKPFALVAALESGIPLGSFWDARSPKEIECPYICSSLGNIWIVSNAGGGGGLMKLFQATHNSVNVVFAQVALAVGPDKIVDVAHRMGIESELAAVPSITLGAGAVSPLEMASAYSNFATNGVWARSYLIERIEAANGDVIYQHQIEHRQTVDPAVIAAARQPLTVVPTASGTARRANIGRPQGGKTGTHQNYMEAWYVGFVPQYSTAVWVGYPDFQYPLRDVVINGEAYSRVFGGSVPGPIWAEFMNVVLADIPAVGFPPDPAGTAQYLTTPSTVVPLVEGMILEDAENGIFEAHLSPEIKEVGSPEPEGTVLTQLPIAGEEVPQGTAVVIEVSTGKPAEAPMIGLAGMTIEQVIEALRLFEETTGVALSFNIQYYVTTDPAQVDTVIFTNPGFGQIVNADTVVTIFVGRLNN, from the coding sequence ATGGCTTCGAGATCTCCAATACATGAACTGGAACAGCGCGAGCGGCGCGGCAGATGGTTCGTTGCGCTGGCCACTCTCCTCTCGATCGCCATCATCGCCTCGACCTGGATTGGACTCTTCTCATTCATGGGTGCCAACGCGGCGTTCGGTACTTTCCAGGAACTCGAAGAGAAGTACATTCCCAACGTCGATGCGCAGCTGCTCGAACTTCCCGATCTGTCACGTGTCTCCGAGATCTACGCACTCGACGGAACGCCCCTGGCGATTCTCCACGACGGCCGGGTGAGCGAACCGGTTCCGTACGACGACATCCCCGAACACGTGGTCTACGCGGTGTTGGCAGCAGAGGACGCGGATTTCTTCCTGCACGAGGGGATCGATGTGCCGGCGATCGCCAGTGCCTTCATCGACAATCTCCGCTACGACACCACGCGAGGCGGATCGACGATCACCCAGCAGGTGGTGAAGAAGGTCTTCGTCGGCGATGAGATCAGCTACGAGCGCAAGATCATCGAAGCGGTCACCGCTGTCGAACTCGAGCGCCGCTACACGAAAGAGCAGATCCTCGAGTTCTACGTCAACTTCGTCTACTTCGGATCCTCCGCCTACGGCATCGCGGCGGCCGCCGATGAGTTCTTCGGGAAGAGCGTCGACCAGCTGACCATTGCCGAGGCGGCGACTCTGGCGGTGCTCCCCAGGAACCCGACGGTCTACGACCCCCGCCGGTATCCCGAAGACACCGAAGAGCGCCGCAACGACGTCATCGACACGATGGTCGAACACGAGTTCATCTCCGCCCGCGAGGGGGAGCTGGCCAAGGACTACCCGTTCATCATCGCCGAGTCGAGCCAGTTCGCCGGGCCGGCCGATCATGTCGTCGCAGAGGTCAAGAAGCAGCTTCTCAACGACGCCGAGTTCTCCTTCCTCGGCAACACCAAAGAAGAACGCAAGAAGGCCATATTCGGCTGCCCCGCGGATGAAGCGGACTGTGAGGGCGGCGGGGGACTGAAGGTCTTCGTGACCATCGATCTCGACCTCCAGGCCGTCGCCAACGAGATGCTCACCTCGTGGCTGCCTCAGCCGGATACCAGCACCATGTCTCCGGGCGAGCTGGACGCCTGCATCGGCCGCTACAACGCCACCGCCACGGCCGTCCCGAGCGTCGATCGGCTCCATTGCGCTCCCACCGGAGCGATCGCAATGGTCGACAACGCCACCGGTGCCGTGCAGGTGATGGCCTCGGGATTGCCCTTTGACCAGGAGCAGTTCGACTATGCCGTCCAGGGCCGGCGGAACCCGGGGTCGTCCTTCAAGCCCTTCGCGCTGGTGGCGGCACTCGAATCCGGTATTCCGCTGGGTTCATTCTGGGATGCGAGAAGCCCGAAGGAGATCGAGTGCCCCTATATCTGCTCGAGCCTCGGAAACATCTGGATAGTCAGCAACGCCGGCGGCGGCGGCGGGCTGATGAAACTGTTCCAGGCGACACACAACTCGGTCAACGTGGTGTTCGCCCAGGTGGCACTGGCGGTGGGACCGGACAAGATCGTCGACGTTGCCCATCGGATGGGCATCGAATCCGAACTGGCTGCAGTCCCCTCCATCACACTCGGAGCCGGAGCGGTGAGCCCCCTGGAAATGGCGTCGGCATACAGCAACTTCGCGACCAACGGCGTCTGGGCCCGCTCGTACTTGATCGAGCGGATCGAAGCCGCCAACGGTGACGTCATCTACCAGCACCAGATCGAGCACCGGCAAACGGTCGATCCGGCGGTGATCGCCGCCGCCCGCCAGCCGCTCACCGTGGTTCCGACGGCCTCGGGCACGGCCAGAAGGGCCAATATCGGCCGACCGCAGGGAGGGAAGACCGGTACCCACCAGAACTACATGGAAGCCTGGTACGTCGGGTTCGTTCCCCAGTACTCGACGGCGGTCTGGGTCGGCTACCCCGATTTCCAGTATCCGCTCCGTGACGTCGTCATCAACGGTGAAGCCTACAGCCGGGTCTTCGGGGGAAGCGTTCCCGGTCCGATCTGGGCAGAGTTCATGAACGTCGTTCTGGCCGACATACCGGCGGTCGGTTTTCCGCCGGACCCGGCCGGGACCGCCCAGTATCTGACGACTCCGTCGACGGTGGTGCCGCTCGTCGAGGGGATGATCCTCGAGGATGCGGAGAACGGGATCTTCGAGGCGCATCTCAGCCCTGAAATCAAAGAGGTTGGATCACCGGAACCCGAGGGGACCGTTCTCACCCAGCTGCCGATCGCCGGCGAGGAAGTGCCGCAGGGCACGGCGGTCGTCATCGAGGTGTCGACGGGCAAGCCGGCGGAGGCACCCATGATCGGGTTGGCGGGAATGACGATCGAGCAGGTCATCGAGGCGCTGCGCCTCTTCGAGGAGACGACCGGGGTAGCTCTGTCGTTCAACATCCAGTACTACGTCACAACGGATCCCGCACAGGTCGACACCGTCATTTTCACCAATCCCGGCTTCGGCCAGATCGTCAACGCCGACACGGTCGTCACGATCTTCGTCGGGCGGTTGAATAACTAG
- a CDS encoding methylmalonyl-CoA mutase family protein, whose translation MNRRFTSSGIEVEEIYGVSEAPEKVGLPGEFPFTRGPYPTMYRGRLWTMRQYAGFGDARSTNERFKALLDAGQTGLSVAFDLPTQMGLDSDHPMSAGEVGKVGVAVDTVDDMRTLFEGIPLGEVSTSMTINATAPILLLMYQIVAEEQGVAPDRIRGTVQNDILKEYIARGTYIYPPAPSMRLVTDVFAYCAREMPGWNTISISGYHIREAGSTAAQELAFTIADGIAYVQAAVEAGLDVDAFAPRLSFFWNGHNNFFEEIAKFRAARRMWAKLMRDRIGAENPKSWAMRFHTQTAGSTLSAQQPENNIVRTAMQALASVLGGTQSLHTNSFDEALGLPTEQSAKIALRTQQIIGFESGVADTVDPLAGSYFVESLTDALEERAMRLLDEIDLLGGAVKAIEAGFQQERIEQAAYEAARQTDSAEQVIVGVNRFTDAGDTDVPVLSIDPDLEANQVERLIASRNRRDSAVVVSALAAVTEDARGDENLLPGMKAALEAGATLGEVSAALRDVFGEYRP comes from the coding sequence GTGAATCGACGATTCACGTCGAGCGGCATCGAGGTCGAGGAAATCTACGGTGTGTCGGAAGCTCCCGAGAAGGTCGGTCTGCCCGGAGAGTTCCCCTTCACCCGCGGTCCCTATCCGACCATGTACCGCGGCCGTCTCTGGACGATGCGCCAGTACGCCGGGTTCGGCGACGCCCGCTCCACCAACGAGAGATTCAAGGCGCTGCTCGACGCAGGCCAAACGGGATTGTCCGTGGCTTTCGACCTCCCGACACAGATGGGCCTCGACAGCGATCATCCGATGTCGGCCGGTGAGGTCGGAAAGGTCGGAGTCGCAGTCGATACCGTCGACGACATGCGCACGCTGTTCGAGGGCATCCCGCTCGGCGAGGTCTCGACTTCGATGACGATCAACGCCACGGCTCCGATTCTGCTGCTCATGTATCAAATCGTCGCCGAGGAACAAGGGGTCGCCCCCGACCGCATTCGGGGAACGGTCCAGAACGACATACTCAAGGAGTACATCGCCCGGGGCACCTACATCTATCCGCCGGCCCCGTCGATGAGGCTGGTGACAGACGTCTTCGCATATTGCGCCCGCGAGATGCCCGGATGGAACACGATCTCGATTTCCGGCTACCACATCCGGGAGGCGGGATCGACCGCCGCACAGGAGCTGGCCTTCACGATCGCCGACGGCATCGCCTACGTGCAAGCTGCCGTTGAAGCGGGCCTCGACGTGGATGCGTTTGCTCCCCGGTTGTCGTTTTTCTGGAACGGTCACAACAATTTCTTCGAGGAGATCGCCAAGTTCCGGGCCGCCCGCAGAATGTGGGCGAAGCTGATGCGCGATCGCATCGGCGCCGAGAACCCGAAATCCTGGGCCATGCGGTTCCACACACAGACGGCCGGCAGCACGCTCAGCGCCCAGCAGCCGGAGAACAACATCGTGCGTACGGCAATGCAGGCTCTCGCTTCCGTACTGGGTGGCACTCAGTCCCTGCACACGAACTCGTTCGATGAGGCGCTGGGCCTGCCCACCGAACAGTCGGCGAAGATCGCCCTGCGAACCCAACAGATCATCGGCTTCGAGTCTGGCGTCGCAGACACGGTCGACCCGCTGGCCGGCTCTTATTTCGTCGAGTCGCTCACCGATGCACTCGAGGAGCGGGCGATGAGACTGCTCGACGAAATAGACTTGCTCGGGGGGGCGGTCAAGGCGATCGAGGCAGGCTTTCAACAGGAGAGAATCGAACAGGCCGCATATGAGGCGGCCAGGCAAACCGACTCTGCGGAGCAGGTCATTGTCGGTGTGAACCGTTTCACCGATGCCGGAGATACAGATGTGCCCGTGCTGAGCATCGATCCCGATCTGGAAGCGAACCAGGTTGAGCGGCTGATCGCCTCCCGGAACCGGCGCGACTCCGCCGTGGTGGTTTCCGCGTTGGCGGCGGTGACGGAAGACGCCCGCGGCGACGAGAACCTGCTCCCCGGCATGAAGGCTGCACTCGAAGC